From a single Clostridium isatidis genomic region:
- the typA gene encoding translational GTPase TypA — protein MELITRDDIRNIAIIAHVDHGKTTLVDALLKQSHVFRNNEKVEERVMDSNDLERERGITILSKNTAIMYNDVKINIIDTPGHADFGGEVERVLKMVDSVLLVVDSYEGPMPQTKFVLKKALELELKPIVVINKIDKPNARPEEVIDEVFDLFVELGANDEQLDFPVVYASAREGIAKYEVEDENSDMTPLFETIIEKVEAPKGYIDESFQMLVTTLDNNEYVGRIAIGKIHRGTIKKNQTVALIRKDGTKSNYKISAIFTYSGLNKIDVQEASMGDIVALSGIPDCNIGETIADSLQPEALPFVNIDEPTLSMNFMVNDSPFAGQEGEYVTSRHLRDRLFKELETNVSLRVKEITPECFEVSGRGELHLSILIETMRREGYEFQVSKANVIFKEENGKKLEPIEFLTIDVPEEFMGPVMEKLGARKAEMVNMTSAVNGYTRLEFKIPARGLIGFRSEFMTDTKGNGIMNHVFHGYDDYKGEIPGRSRGSLVSFEEGESITYGLYNAQERGTLFIGAGVPVYEGMIVGECSRAEDIDINVCKGKKLTNTRASGSDDALKLTPPRKMTLEQCLEFINDDELVEITPKNIRMRKRVLNSSERKKIISRKKK, from the coding sequence ATGGAATTAATTACAAGAGATGATATAAGAAATATAGCTATAATAGCTCACGTTGACCATGGTAAAACTACATTAGTAGATGCTCTTTTAAAACAAAGCCACGTATTTAGAAATAATGAAAAGGTTGAAGAAAGAGTAATGGACTCAAATGATTTAGAAAGAGAGAGAGGAATAACAATCCTATCAAAAAATACTGCTATAATGTATAATGATGTAAAAATAAATATTATAGACACTCCTGGACATGCTGATTTTGGTGGAGAAGTAGAACGTGTCCTTAAGATGGTTGATTCAGTACTATTAGTAGTAGATTCTTATGAAGGACCAATGCCTCAAACAAAATTCGTATTAAAAAAGGCTTTAGAACTAGAACTTAAACCAATTGTTGTTATTAATAAAATAGACAAACCTAATGCAAGACCAGAAGAAGTAATTGATGAAGTTTTTGATTTATTTGTAGAATTAGGTGCTAATGATGAGCAGTTAGACTTCCCAGTAGTTTATGCTTCAGCTAGAGAAGGTATTGCAAAGTATGAAGTTGAAGATGAAAACAGTGATATGACTCCTTTATTTGAAACTATTATAGAAAAGGTAGAAGCACCTAAGGGGTATATAGATGAGTCTTTCCAAATGCTTGTTACAACTTTAGATAATAATGAATATGTAGGAAGAATAGCAATTGGTAAAATTCATAGAGGAACCATAAAGAAAAATCAAACTGTAGCATTAATAAGAAAAGATGGAACAAAATCAAATTATAAGATTTCAGCAATATTTACATATAGCGGATTAAATAAAATTGATGTTCAAGAAGCTTCAATGGGGGATATAGTGGCTCTAAGTGGGATACCGGATTGTAATATAGGAGAAACCATTGCAGATTCATTACAACCTGAAGCTTTACCTTTTGTAAATATTGATGAACCAACTTTAAGTATGAATTTTATGGTAAATGATTCTCCGTTTGCTGGACAAGAAGGAGAATATGTTACATCAAGGCATTTAAGAGATAGGTTATTTAAAGAATTAGAAACAAATGTTAGTTTAAGAGTAAAAGAAATAACTCCAGAATGTTTTGAAGTATCAGGAAGAGGAGAACTTCATCTTTCAATTCTTATAGAAACAATGAGAAGGGAAGGCTATGAATTTCAAGTATCAAAGGCAAATGTTATATTTAAAGAAGAAAATGGTAAAAAGTTAGAACCTATAGAATTTTTAACTATAGATGTACCTGAAGAATTTATGGGACCAGTTATGGAAAAATTAGGAGCTAGAAAAGCTGAAATGGTTAATATGACATCAGCAGTTAACGGGTATACAAGATTAGAATTTAAAATTCCAGCTAGAGGACTTATAGGTTTTAGAAGTGAATTTATGACAGATACAAAGGGAAATGGTATTATGAATCATGTTTTTCATGGATATGATGATTATAAGGGTGAAATACCAGGAAGAAGCAGAGGCTCATTAGTATCTTTCGAAGAAGGAGAGTCAATTACATATGGTTTATATAATGCTCAAGAAAGAGGTACTTTATTTATAGGTGCTGGAGTTCCTGTTTATGAAGGAATGATAGTTGGTGAATGTTCTAGAGCTGAAGATATAGATATAAATGTATGCAAAGGTAAAAAATTAACTAATACAAGAGCATCAGGATCAGATGACGCTTTAAAATTAACTCCTCCAAGAAAAATGACTTTAGAACAATGTTTAGAATTTATTAATGATGATGAACTTGTAGAAATTACTCCAAAAAATATCAGAATGAGAAAAAGAGTATTAAATTCAAGTGAAAGAAAGAAAATTATAAGCAGAAAGAAAAAATAA